In bacterium, the following are encoded in one genomic region:
- a CDS encoding redoxin domain-containing protein, whose protein sequence is MPGLDALLEDFLDLDTQLLGLSVDSRYCHEAWAETFDGIIFPLLADFHPKGEVARAYGLWLEDAGISDRATVLIGK, encoded by the coding sequence ATCCCGGGGCTGGACGCCCTGCTCGAGGACTTCCTGGACCTCGACACCCAACTGCTCGGCCTCAGCGTCGATTCCCGCTACTGCCACGAGGCCTGGGCCGAGACCTTCGACGGCATCATCTTCCCGCTGCTCGCCGATTTCCATCCCAAGGGTGAGGTGGCCCGCGCCTACGGCCTCTGGCTCGAGGACGCCGGCATTTCCGACCGCGCCACCGTGCTGATCGGCAAGGA
- a CDS encoding redoxin domain-containing protein: MALISPGELAPDFTLDSHLEEPVTLSDYRDDMNVLLVSYPLDFTPT; the protein is encoded by the coding sequence ATGGCCCTGATCAGCCCCGGAGAACTCGCCCCCGACTTCACCCTCGACAGCCACCTCGAGGAACCGGTGACCCTGTCGGACTACCGGGACGACATGAACGTCCTGCTCGTGTCCTACCCCCTGGATTTCACGCCCACGTGA